A window of Thermococcus aggregans contains these coding sequences:
- a CDS encoding 4Fe-4S dicluster domain-containing protein encodes MPVTKYYPFEPEQAPPEYRGIPEIDPRLCVGCGACVNACPPDALIKIDDYEKGTRKIVLDIGRCIRCARCEEVCPTGAIRLTQEFEAASDDRSSHVEVVELRLARCRNCGEYTDYTERQLQKVLSVIPPGIVEFDRVREKLPLCRKCKRLLTVVNATKFEEEMRE; translated from the coding sequence ATGCCCGTGACAAAGTACTATCCCTTCGAGCCGGAGCAGGCGCCGCCGGAATACAGGGGGATCCCGGAGATAGACCCGCGCCTGTGCGTGGGATGCGGTGCATGTGTGAACGCCTGCCCACCTGACGCGCTGATCAAGATAGATGACTACGAGAAGGGGACGAGAAAGATAGTCCTCGACATCGGCAGGTGCATAAGGTGTGCGAGGTGCGAGGAGGTCTGTCCGACCGGAGCGATAAGGTTAACGCAGGAATTCGAGGCGGCGAGCGACGACAGAAGCTCTCACGTGGAGGTAGTGGAGCTGAGACTCGCAAGGTGCAGGAACTGTGGAGAGTACACCGACTACACCGAGAGACAGCTCCAGAAAGTCCTCTCAGTGATACCTCCCGGCATCGTTGAGTTCGACAGGGTGAGAGAGAAGCTCCCGCTCTGCAGGAAATGTAAGAGGCTCCTGACGGTTGTTAACGCCACAAAGTTCGAGGAGGAGATGAGGGAATGA
- a CDS encoding NADH-quinone oxidoreductase subunit B family protein — protein MKLRSVWVFHLNTGACNGCDIEILDVLTPYYDVERLGVKLVSTPRHAHALLVTGPLTRQSYYAAKRAYEAMPPKPRIVIAIGTCACSGGIFYNSYAVRRESERLGLEYPRAGGTSEFLPVDVYIPGCPPRPEEILYGLALLLGIAEKKLSPRHYREEEFVLPRTQFKAWVEVILKARIRKELGYFDGYKLLERFMELVDVAETPEALKRLVEEEKLKEKDSRLRYGLDKLYEYYLEVVRTYEDILSQKRRVLRVQK, from the coding sequence ATGAAGCTCAGGTCCGTTTGGGTCTTTCACCTCAACACAGGGGCGTGCAACGGCTGTGACATAGAGATACTCGACGTCCTCACCCCCTACTACGACGTCGAAAGGCTTGGTGTCAAGCTCGTCTCAACTCCCAGACACGCTCACGCCTTACTGGTCACCGGGCCTCTAACAAGGCAGTCCTACTATGCCGCCAAGAGGGCCTACGAGGCAATGCCCCCCAAGCCAAGGATAGTCATCGCCATAGGCACCTGTGCCTGCAGCGGCGGAATCTTCTACAACAGCTACGCCGTAAGGCGGGAGTCAGAAAGGCTTGGACTGGAGTACCCGAGGGCCGGGGGAACTTCTGAGTTCCTGCCGGTGGACGTGTATATTCCAGGGTGCCCGCCAAGGCCAGAGGAGATACTCTACGGGCTTGCGCTCCTGCTCGGGATTGCCGAGAAGAAGCTGTCACCGCGCCACTACAGGGAGGAAGAGTTCGTCCTCCCGCGCACCCAGTTCAAGGCATGGGTTGAGGTAATCCTCAAGGCGAGGATCAGGAAGGAGCTCGGCTACTTCGACGGTTACAAGCTCCTTGAGAGGTTCATGGAGCTCGTGGACGTTGCAGAGACGCCGGAAGCCCTCAAGAGGCTTGTCGAAGAAGAGAAACTCAAAGAAAAGGACAGCCGGCTCAGGTACGGACTGGATAAGCTCTATGAGTACTACCTAGAGGTGGTGAGGACGTATGAGGATATACTTAGTCAGAAAAGGAGGGTACTTAGAGTTCAAAAATGA
- a CDS encoding respiratory chain complex I subunit 1 family protein, protein MELIGAIIAPFLPPLLDGIARKVRAMIQNRVGPSIFQTWYDIITLLSMDSILPTSSLAFRLAPYLALASALCMALMLPYGSDAIINFGGDLIAFIYVFTLFSAALVFGALSVDNSYSHAGANRELTLSLVFKPLFAITIGIFALKTGSLSITEIAHSVSPSISIIGAYLLLLYVTYVESGFIPYDIAEAETEILEGPLTEYSGRLLGLLKWALQIKRFAMIWLFASFVALPVAEGAIAFVLQLLVFLLTYLLMVTYESLNARYRLDQATKQGVKGIVIGVILMIIAWLGW, encoded by the coding sequence ATGGAACTCATCGGAGCAATCATCGCGCCATTTTTACCTCCATTATTAGATGGGATTGCGAGGAAAGTGAGGGCCATGATACAGAACAGGGTAGGGCCCTCGATTTTCCAGACGTGGTACGACATAATAACGCTCCTCTCAATGGACTCAATACTCCCAACGTCATCGCTCGCTTTCAGGCTGGCCCCCTACCTCGCGCTCGCGAGTGCCCTCTGCATGGCCCTCATGCTGCCCTACGGGTCAGACGCGATAATAAACTTCGGGGGAGACCTGATAGCGTTCATATACGTCTTCACACTGTTTTCCGCGGCCCTGGTGTTTGGAGCCCTGAGCGTGGACAACTCGTACTCACACGCGGGTGCCAACAGAGAGCTAACGCTCTCGCTGGTATTCAAGCCACTCTTCGCGATTACGATAGGCATATTCGCCCTCAAGACGGGCTCGCTGAGCATAACCGAGATCGCCCACTCGGTATCCCCGAGCATCTCAATCATCGGGGCCTACCTGCTGCTCCTCTACGTTACCTACGTGGAGTCTGGGTTCATACCCTACGACATTGCCGAGGCGGAGACGGAAATCCTGGAAGGACCCCTCACAGAGTACAGTGGCAGGCTTCTCGGCCTGCTCAAGTGGGCACTCCAGATAAAGAGGTTCGCGATGATATGGCTGTTCGCATCTTTTGTGGCCCTCCCGGTGGCGGAAGGGGCCATCGCCTTCGTCCTCCAGTTGCTGGTATTTCTGCTCACTTACCTGCTGATGGTGACCTACGAGTCCCTGAACGCCCGCTACAGGCTCGACCAGGCAACGAAGCAGGGAGTTAAGGGCATCGTTATCGGAGTGATACTCATGATAATCGCATGGCTGGGATGGTGA
- a CDS encoding NADH-quinone oxidoreductase subunit C produces the protein MIREFEEKFGSTLEKKVIAKNKVLYTLMVRREDFTDIINYILSRPNTRLFTMVGMDERNTEEAFSVTYWFLDWKDQEVIGVRLYVPEDEPYFPSVGAFHKGAIWFEREVQDLLGLKAEGLPDPRRLILPDDWPEGVYPLREDFQYCHSPAGTRNYPYKEPPEDSTVHPMGPYHVALDEPAHFRLFVKGEEIVDVDYRGFYSHRGIEKLARGRLNYNQIIFIAERICGICGFSHSVAYAQAVEEAAGIEVPDRARYIRTILLEIERLHSHLLWLGVAAHLTGFDTAFMRSWEIREQVMELAERLTGNRKTYGLVLVGGVRRDLLDYRKSLILETLKNLRREFDELVDMLVSTKSFVKRCEGVGVLPKEKAREWDTAGPLARASGIDYDTRKGLPYAAYDELSFDVPVYKEGDVLARALVRIDEVRESISLLEQAVDAIPGGPVMAEFNEVPSWREGISAVEAPRGENTHYVMTGEVNRIYRWRVKAPTYNNLQAVPDMLRGYTIADAPLIVASIDPCYSCTERVQVVDVESGKAKVISLGGGIGACP, from the coding sequence ATGATAAGGGAGTTTGAAGAAAAATTTGGCTCGACGCTTGAGAAAAAGGTCATCGCAAAGAACAAAGTGCTTTACACGCTGATGGTGAGAAGAGAGGACTTCACCGACATAATCAACTACATCCTCAGCAGGCCGAACACTAGGCTCTTCACGATGGTCGGAATGGACGAGAGGAACACCGAAGAGGCCTTCAGCGTGACCTACTGGTTCCTTGACTGGAAGGATCAGGAAGTCATCGGAGTAAGGCTCTACGTTCCGGAAGATGAGCCCTACTTCCCCAGCGTCGGTGCTTTCCACAAGGGGGCAATATGGTTCGAGAGAGAGGTCCAGGACTTGCTGGGCCTGAAGGCGGAGGGGCTTCCAGACCCAAGAAGGCTTATACTCCCTGACGACTGGCCAGAGGGAGTTTACCCGCTGAGGGAGGACTTCCAGTACTGCCACTCCCCAGCCGGAACGAGGAACTACCCCTACAAGGAGCCGCCCGAAGACTCTACGGTGCACCCGATGGGGCCGTACCACGTCGCGCTGGACGAGCCGGCGCACTTCAGGCTCTTCGTTAAGGGTGAGGAAATAGTTGACGTGGACTACCGCGGCTTCTACTCCCACAGGGGCATAGAAAAGCTCGCAAGGGGAAGGCTGAACTACAACCAGATCATATTTATCGCGGAGAGGATATGTGGTATATGCGGATTCTCCCACTCCGTAGCGTACGCCCAGGCCGTTGAGGAGGCAGCTGGAATTGAAGTGCCGGACAGGGCGAGGTACATCAGGACGATACTCCTTGAGATTGAGAGGCTGCACTCCCACCTCCTCTGGCTGGGCGTCGCGGCCCACCTGACAGGCTTTGACACGGCCTTTATGCGCTCGTGGGAGATTAGGGAGCAGGTCATGGAGCTCGCCGAGAGGCTCACCGGCAACAGGAAAACGTACGGCCTTGTTCTCGTTGGCGGAGTCAGGAGAGACCTCCTAGACTACAGAAAGTCCCTGATTCTTGAGACTCTCAAGAACCTGAGGAGAGAGTTCGACGAGCTCGTTGACATGCTCGTATCAACGAAGAGCTTCGTAAAGAGGTGCGAGGGCGTCGGTGTGCTCCCGAAGGAGAAAGCGAGGGAGTGGGACACCGCCGGCCCCCTGGCAAGGGCTTCTGGAATTGACTATGACACGAGAAAGGGCCTCCCCTACGCGGCATACGATGAGCTGAGCTTTGACGTCCCCGTCTACAAGGAGGGAGACGTCCTGGCAAGGGCCCTCGTGAGGATTGACGAAGTGAGGGAGAGCATCTCCCTGCTGGAGCAGGCGGTTGACGCTATTCCCGGCGGCCCCGTGATGGCGGAGTTCAACGAAGTCCCAAGCTGGAGAGAGGGCATATCGGCCGTTGAAGCCCCGAGGGGAGAGAACACCCACTACGTGATGACAGGGGAGGTAAACAGAATCTACAGGTGGAGGGTGAAGGCGCCGACGTACAACAACCTCCAGGCAGTTCCGGACATGCTGAGAGGCTACACAATAGCCGATGCCCCGCTGATAGTGGCCTCGATAGACCCCTGCTACTCGTGTACCGAGAGGGTTCAGGTCGTCGACGTGGAGTCAGGAAAGGCGAAGGTAATCTCACTGGGCGGGGGGATAGGGGCATGCCCGTGA
- a CDS encoding 4Fe-4S dicluster domain-containing protein, producing the protein MGKRVFIDFRNCIGCRACEIACAREHHGKANITLIETSELLMMSFNCRHCENAPCMLVCPARALYRDEDGAVRVKAQDCIGCMFCSIACPFGMPEFVPELKIMVKCDLCSHRRDEGKLPACVTTCPTDALIFASEEEIFQIKVKQNLAKVEELAKKVEKIMGGTV; encoded by the coding sequence ATGGGGAAGAGGGTCTTTATCGACTTTAGGAACTGCATAGGGTGCAGGGCCTGCGAGATTGCCTGCGCCAGGGAGCACCACGGGAAGGCCAACATCACTCTCATCGAGACATCGGAACTGCTCATGATGTCCTTTAACTGCAGGCACTGTGAAAACGCCCCCTGTATGCTGGTCTGCCCAGCCAGGGCGCTCTACCGGGACGAAGACGGGGCCGTGCGCGTTAAGGCCCAGGACTGCATAGGCTGTATGTTCTGTTCTATTGCATGTCCCTTCGGCATGCCGGAGTTCGTCCCCGAGCTGAAAATTATGGTCAAGTGCGACCTCTGCAGTCACCGCAGGGATGAGGGGAAGCTCCCCGCATGTGTGACGACCTGCCCGACCGATGCACTGATTTTCGCCAGCGAGGAGGAGATATTCCAGATAAAGGTCAAACAGAACCTTGCCAAGGTTGAGGAGCTCGCCAAGAAGGTTGAAAAGATAATGGGGGGAACCGTATGA
- a CDS encoding molybdopterin oxidoreductase family protein, producing MRLITCPYCGAGCRAYVKKELSRPFMIEYVTDINVPNDQGKLCPKGNAMLEHILSKERLKVPLKAVEEGKFVKISWKEAINEIASFIRDHMKDDPNKLMFIAGGKVSNESAYLFQKLARSIGTNNVDNTSHLCHGVSVKAILDANFERNWAMYDDIEKSNVVIVWGTNLAETAPLIFRRVLKAKKGGAKIIVIDPRKTKTTKFAGIHVRPFPGTDIALINALINLLMERRNARSAHFTASDLKIISKYTPERAEKITGVPARDIEKIAREIALAGEGVILWGSGIALHSNGYDVIRSIITLASMVDFKVLPLAGQNNSQGVMDMGVVPDLLPGYRRYDEVDFFREAWKNEGLPTEAGLDIPKSIKEAQKYNVSAFYIMGANIAVSFPEAEKALKRAEFVVAQDIFPTQTTELADIVLPAAAFLESDGSTTNAERRIQWGSRVKWPPKDAKPDWAILRELGNVLELEGFDFYFAEEILREISTLVPQYANASPRTLIRTPEGVRWSMEPHSGPVRTYTSERMPTLEPPVMITVRYVGQFQTGTMTKRSPSLNVMWQDLPILVSEEDAQKWGIKDGDRVRLVSENGEYIGTVKVSKTVIPGTIKAPWHEGANRIMGLEIDEETGLPQMKACSCKLERVE from the coding sequence ATGCGGCTCATCACCTGCCCATACTGCGGAGCCGGGTGCAGGGCATATGTGAAGAAAGAGCTATCTCGCCCGTTCATGATAGAGTACGTCACCGATATAAATGTTCCCAATGACCAAGGAAAGCTCTGCCCGAAAGGAAATGCCATGCTCGAACATATACTCAGCAAAGAAAGGCTAAAAGTCCCGTTGAAGGCCGTTGAAGAGGGAAAATTCGTAAAGATAAGCTGGAAGGAGGCAATAAATGAAATCGCATCTTTTATTCGGGATCACATGAAGGACGACCCTAACAAGCTTATGTTCATCGCGGGAGGAAAGGTCAGCAACGAGTCCGCCTATCTTTTCCAGAAACTCGCGAGGAGCATCGGGACGAACAACGTTGATAATACCAGCCACCTCTGCCACGGCGTATCCGTGAAGGCCATACTGGACGCAAACTTCGAAAGGAACTGGGCGATGTACGATGATATCGAAAAGAGCAATGTAGTAATCGTATGGGGGACTAACCTGGCCGAGACCGCCCCACTTATTTTCCGCAGGGTTCTAAAGGCCAAGAAGGGGGGCGCCAAAATCATAGTCATAGACCCGAGGAAAACCAAGACCACAAAGTTTGCCGGTATCCACGTCCGCCCGTTTCCGGGCACTGACATTGCGCTGATAAACGCACTCATCAATCTCCTGATGGAAAGGAGAAACGCAAGGAGCGCACACTTCACGGCATCCGATCTCAAAATAATCAGCAAGTACACGCCGGAGCGCGCCGAAAAAATAACCGGGGTGCCCGCGAGAGACATCGAGAAAATAGCCAGAGAAATTGCTCTTGCAGGAGAGGGCGTTATTTTGTGGGGCTCAGGCATCGCCCTCCACTCCAACGGCTATGACGTTATCAGGAGTATCATAACGCTCGCCTCAATGGTTGACTTCAAAGTCCTGCCGCTTGCTGGACAGAACAACTCCCAGGGAGTCATGGACATGGGCGTGGTGCCCGACTTACTGCCCGGGTACAGGAGGTACGACGAGGTAGACTTCTTCAGGGAAGCATGGAAGAACGAGGGACTTCCAACTGAAGCCGGGCTCGACATTCCAAAATCAATCAAAGAGGCCCAAAAGTACAACGTTTCGGCGTTTTATATCATGGGAGCAAACATCGCGGTGAGCTTTCCGGAGGCCGAAAAGGCCCTAAAACGGGCAGAGTTTGTCGTTGCCCAGGACATATTCCCGACGCAGACAACGGAACTTGCCGATATCGTTCTCCCTGCGGCGGCGTTCCTTGAGAGCGACGGTTCTACAACGAACGCCGAGAGGAGAATCCAGTGGGGCTCCAGGGTAAAGTGGCCCCCGAAGGACGCCAAGCCGGACTGGGCCATCTTAAGAGAACTGGGAAATGTGCTTGAACTTGAGGGGTTTGACTTCTACTTCGCCGAGGAGATTCTCCGCGAAATAAGCACTCTCGTCCCCCAGTATGCAAACGCCAGCCCGCGCACTTTGATAAGAACGCCAGAGGGAGTTAGATGGAGCATGGAACCGCACTCCGGGCCCGTTAGGACGTACACTTCCGAGAGAATGCCCACCCTTGAGCCCCCGGTCATGATTACCGTCAGATACGTGGGCCAGTTCCAGACGGGAACTATGACCAAGAGAAGCCCCTCACTGAACGTCATGTGGCAAGACCTGCCCATCCTGGTAAGCGAGGAAGACGCCCAGAAGTGGGGGATAAAAGATGGCGACAGGGTCAGGCTCGTCTCAGAGAACGGGGAGTACATAGGAACAGTGAAGGTGTCCAAGACGGTCATTCCCGGCACAATCAAAGCCCCCTGGCACGAGGGTGCCAACCGCATAATGGGCCTGGAGATTGATGAGGAAACAGGTCTGCCCCAGATGAAAGCATGTTCATGCAAACTTGAGAGGGTGGAGTGA
- a CDS encoding hydrogenase 4 subunit D — protein sequence MIFELIALSIILAYAGAVCFALDDKKADAVMLPLLWASTALQVAAGVLFYSSPSTIHVKLMVLESFGEIYGFIIDPTSVFTALVVSSAGAIFLTYAVRYMDDKNIGHPHRGQKGRFYGWMMIFLGSTLTFIYSSTILQMLIFFELMSLACWGVVGFYGSKKSERSALKALLIPNFGAVVGFYTAVAFGFKYGDLSLKFLGSLPGNEKLILFVCLMIAAFTKSAQFPFYSWIPDAMVAPTPASAFLHGAAMVEMGVYLLVRVVQFMNPPREAFYPMAAILSLTLVIAILAYPKQTDAKRLLAYSTIAECAIMYTGVAAAVLGHPVGIKIALFQLMNHAYLKGLAFLTAGAFTYYYGTLDMTKIRGLKETPILAYGWAIGLLGLAGLPPFGIFFSKLYLFLNAGPLYSSPLGALLLILILADSVVLLAVGLRSINMMVFSDGEGKKVDGIVKGALAGLILLSLVSAYIGYFALGVM from the coding sequence ATGATATTCGAGCTCATCGCGCTTTCAATAATCCTCGCGTATGCCGGTGCAGTCTGCTTCGCCCTAGATGACAAAAAGGCAGACGCCGTAATGCTCCCCCTCCTCTGGGCCTCGACGGCCCTCCAGGTGGCCGCTGGCGTCCTGTTCTACTCGTCCCCCTCGACGATTCATGTGAAACTGATGGTGTTAGAGAGCTTTGGAGAGATATATGGCTTCATAATTGACCCGACGAGCGTGTTCACGGCCCTGGTGGTTTCCTCTGCGGGTGCAATATTCCTGACGTACGCGGTCAGGTATATGGACGACAAAAACATTGGTCACCCCCACAGGGGCCAGAAGGGAAGGTTCTACGGGTGGATGATGATATTCCTCGGCTCAACGCTCACGTTCATATACTCATCCACGATACTGCAGATGCTGATATTCTTCGAGCTGATGAGCCTAGCGTGTTGGGGTGTCGTTGGGTTCTACGGAAGCAAGAAATCGGAAAGGTCTGCCCTCAAGGCCCTCCTGATACCGAACTTCGGTGCAGTTGTGGGTTTCTACACCGCGGTGGCGTTCGGGTTCAAGTACGGTGACCTCAGCCTGAAGTTCCTCGGCAGCCTGCCCGGAAACGAGAAGCTGATTCTGTTCGTCTGCCTTATGATTGCGGCCTTTACAAAGAGCGCCCAGTTCCCGTTCTACTCGTGGATTCCTGATGCTATGGTGGCCCCAACTCCTGCGAGTGCCTTCCTTCACGGAGCGGCGATGGTCGAGATGGGTGTCTACCTTCTGGTAAGGGTCGTCCAGTTCATGAACCCGCCCAGAGAGGCATTCTACCCGATGGCGGCGATCCTGTCCCTGACGCTGGTGATAGCAATCCTCGCGTATCCCAAGCAGACCGACGCCAAGAGGCTGCTCGCCTACTCAACGATAGCCGAGTGTGCCATAATGTATACAGGAGTTGCGGCTGCCGTCCTCGGTCACCCCGTCGGGATTAAAATCGCGCTGTTCCAGCTCATGAACCACGCCTACCTCAAGGGCCTCGCGTTCCTCACCGCGGGAGCCTTCACATACTACTACGGCACCCTGGACATGACGAAGATAAGGGGCCTCAAGGAGACCCCGATACTTGCATACGGCTGGGCCATAGGGCTCCTCGGGCTCGCGGGACTGCCGCCGTTCGGCATTTTCTTCAGCAAGCTCTACCTCTTCCTTAACGCCGGCCCCCTGTACAGCTCCCCGCTCGGTGCACTGCTGCTGATCCTAATCCTTGCGGACTCAGTCGTACTGCTGGCGGTCGGCCTTAGGAGCATCAACATGATGGTGTTCAGCGATGGAGAAGGAAAGAAAGTTGACGGCATCGTAAAGGGCGCACTGGCCGGGCTGATACTCCTCTCCCTGGTCTCGGCATACATCGGGTACTTCGCCCTGGGGGTGATGTGA
- a CDS encoding Na(+)/H(+) antiporter subunit B, whose amino-acid sequence MFELAAVFLLCAVALSYLIVTETDLLKAVAYSGVFGGLILLTLYVLMAPDVILAYVAISVGLSTGLMVFVVSKTTRHEVV is encoded by the coding sequence ATGTTTGAGCTGGCGGCGGTTTTCCTCCTGTGCGCAGTGGCCCTCAGCTACCTCATAGTCACCGAGACAGACCTGCTGAAGGCAGTCGCATATTCTGGCGTCTTCGGGGGACTCATACTGCTGACGCTGTACGTTCTGATGGCCCCTGACGTAATCCTCGCGTACGTTGCGATATCCGTGGGACTATCCACCGGCCTTATGGTGTTCGTGGTAAGCAAAACGACGAGACACGAGGTGGTCTGA
- the mnhG gene encoding monovalent cation/H(+) antiporter subunit G: MILTVIGLILLAIGAVCDLLGAIGMHRFNTFYLRLHAATVGTVGGKFYPLLGVAFIAAEQGLWPVVGISVLAALLVLVTTPVGSHALAYAASKARIVEIKLDEFRGEEDV, from the coding sequence TTGATACTCACGGTCATCGGGCTTATACTCCTCGCCATAGGCGCAGTCTGCGACCTCCTCGGTGCGATAGGAATGCACCGGTTTAACACGTTCTACCTCAGACTGCACGCCGCGACCGTCGGCACCGTTGGAGGAAAGTTCTACCCGCTCCTCGGAGTGGCGTTTATAGCGGCGGAGCAGGGCCTGTGGCCCGTGGTCGGAATCTCGGTACTTGCGGCGCTCCTCGTCCTGGTCACGACCCCCGTGGGAAGCCACGCACTCGCCTACGCCGCGAGCAAGGCCAGGATAGTGGAGATTAAGCTCGACGAATTTAGGGGGGAGGAAGATGTTTGA
- a CDS encoding monovalent cation/H+ antiporter complex subunit F: MIETAIYILFAVYGLSGLLYFIRLLRGPTVVDSILAADCVSLDVALIALLLSIYYRNSFLAVGALFLVLWAFILDVFAAKYLTRGEVGT, translated from the coding sequence ATGATTGAGACGGCAATTTACATACTGTTTGCGGTTTACGGGCTCTCAGGCCTGCTCTACTTCATCAGGCTACTCAGGGGGCCAACCGTGGTGGACTCAATCCTTGCCGCGGACTGTGTGTCCCTCGATGTCGCGCTGATAGCGCTGCTCCTGTCAATCTACTACAGGAACTCGTTCCTGGCGGTCGGAGCACTGTTCCTGGTGCTCTGGGCGTTCATCCTGGACGTGTTCGCGGCCAAATACCTCACGAGAGGGGAGGTGGGAACTTGA
- a CDS encoding proton-conducting transporter transmembrane domain-containing protein: MLFAVLFTIAIIIGLVRREQVKAVGLLSALASLALIVEAFNGISATYSIFGLEFTFMTDTLSRFFCILVGISGFAVSLYTTEYMEPRHLNLAAYPAFILSMALIVLSRDFLGFIIFWELMTIASYVLIVTYYDNPETKRASLIYLVAMHAFNTAPLLLAIGAIYSNFGTLSFSALQGAYVPTWVLWAFLIGFMSKAGIFPIHFWLPEAHPVAPSNVSALLSGTMLKMAIYGMIRVVELFPGSEAIARTMVVLAILTIAIGAIMALVQKDIKRLMAYSSVDNMGYLFLALGAYIMLDGTLKKIAFLALLLHAFNHLVFKNLLFMLSGNVLHATGRKDLELRGLGKKMPFTAAMMVVGILSVSAVPPLNGFISKWLIYQATFLSKDPLLVGGGVVSLFASALTLAAYIKIYRIFREEPNVEAHEATPLMLAGEALLAILCVAAGIFPGAIAGLTGIDVGNPWLISLGGTTFNALLFAGVLFSIIIAVAIALPTKKNLDAPWTTGEPAEKFEQRPEHMFAPIARWGEKLGLLGRKIEEKLSAFERWYSSRDMGYLDEMVFMPVIRLMAGTSYVIRELSKNLNALLAVTFLVLFTIILTMAVLVGVI; the protein is encoded by the coding sequence ATGCTGTTCGCAGTCCTCTTCACCATCGCGATCATAATCGGACTTGTCAGGCGGGAACAGGTCAAAGCAGTTGGGTTACTGTCCGCCCTGGCCTCTTTGGCCCTGATAGTCGAGGCGTTCAACGGCATCAGTGCTACTTACTCCATTTTCGGGCTTGAGTTCACCTTCATGACCGACACCCTGTCGAGGTTCTTCTGCATACTCGTGGGAATCTCGGGTTTCGCGGTTTCACTCTACACCACTGAATACATGGAGCCGAGGCACCTGAACCTCGCCGCTTACCCGGCTTTCATACTCTCAATGGCGCTCATAGTGCTCAGCAGGGACTTCCTTGGGTTCATAATATTCTGGGAGCTCATGACAATAGCCTCCTACGTGCTGATAGTCACGTACTACGACAACCCAGAGACCAAGAGGGCGAGCCTCATCTACCTCGTTGCAATGCACGCCTTCAACACGGCACCGCTCCTCCTCGCGATAGGTGCCATCTACAGCAATTTCGGAACCCTCAGCTTCTCCGCCCTGCAGGGGGCCTACGTGCCGACCTGGGTACTCTGGGCGTTCCTGATTGGCTTCATGTCAAAGGCGGGCATATTCCCCATACACTTCTGGCTCCCGGAGGCACACCCCGTCGCTCCAAGCAACGTGTCCGCACTCCTGAGCGGTACGATGCTGAAGATGGCCATCTACGGTATGATAAGGGTCGTCGAGCTGTTCCCGGGAAGCGAGGCAATCGCTAGGACGATGGTCGTGCTCGCAATACTCACGATAGCAATTGGAGCAATAATGGCTCTTGTCCAGAAGGACATAAAGAGGCTCATGGCATATTCGAGTGTGGACAACATGGGCTACCTGTTCCTGGCGCTCGGAGCCTACATAATGCTGGACGGAACCCTCAAGAAAATCGCTTTCCTTGCCCTACTGCTCCACGCCTTCAACCACCTCGTCTTTAAGAACCTGCTCTTCATGCTTTCGGGCAACGTGCTCCACGCAACGGGCAGGAAAGACCTTGAGCTGAGGGGCCTTGGAAAGAAAATGCCCTTCACCGCGGCGATGATGGTTGTGGGGATCCTCTCGGTGTCCGCGGTTCCCCCGTTAAACGGCTTCATAAGCAAGTGGCTGATATACCAGGCAACGTTCCTGTCAAAGGACCCCCTGCTGGTAGGGGGAGGAGTTGTAAGCCTGTTCGCGAGCGCATTAACTCTGGCCGCCTACATCAAGATATACCGCATCTTCAGGGAAGAGCCCAACGTTGAGGCCCACGAGGCAACCCCGCTCATGCTCGCGGGGGAGGCCCTCCTTGCAATCCTGTGTGTGGCCGCTGGAATATTCCCCGGCGCGATAGCCGGGCTGACAGGGATTGACGTCGGAAACCCGTGGCTGATTTCGCTTGGTGGGACGACTTTCAACGCACTGCTCTTTGCGGGAGTGTTGTTCTCAATCATAATCGCGGTAGCAATAGCCCTGCCCACAAAGAAGAACCTGGACGCCCCATGGACCACGGGCGAGCCAGCTGAGAAGTTCGAGCAGAGGCCCGAGCACATGTTCGCTCCAATCGCAAGGTGGGGTGAGAAACTCGGCTTACTCGGCAGAAAGATCGAGGAGAAGCTCTCGGCCTTCGAAAGGTGGTACTCCTCCAGGGACATGGGATACCTCGACGAGATGGTGTTCATGCCTGTAATCAGGCTGATGGCAGGGACTTCCTACGTGATAAGGGAGCTGTCCAAGAACCTGAACGCCCTGCTCGCGGTGACGTTCCTGGTGCTGTTCACGATAATCCTAACTATGGCCGTACTTGTGGGGGTGATCTGA